GACGTCAAGAGCGGCGAAGTAGTGTTTGCCTACTCGGTGAACAAGCAGAGTTCCGCCCACGGAAAGCGCAGCACCGCAGAAGCCTGCGCCAAGCATTTGAAGGAAGAGATGGAGGACAAGTAAAAACCTGGCTGTCTGTTCCGGGCCGCCGGTGACAAATTCGCGGCGCAGCAGGCTGGGGTCTTTATGCCGCTGCGCCGACGCGATTCGTTGAATGCCGTTGGGCGATTCGGGTGGAGGTTCGCGGGAGGCGTGTTCTTGCCGCATACCACCGCGCTCGCCAGACCCCGCGTTTCAGCGGCATGGACGTCAAAGCGACACGCCGTTGGCGGCGTGGACGCCATATCCATCCCCGGCCCTGGCCCACGACGCCCGGCATTAGCGGGATGGATTTTGGGCAAAAAGGGGAAAGATGCGTTCTTACGTTCTTTGACAACTAGATATTCTTTCGCATCGCGTGTATCCGATGAACACGGGTCGCAGCGCAATCCCAAACTCTGAAGCGTGAGTGAGGCGGCCCGAAAGAGACCAAGATATTTGGAGGCAATGTGGATTTCAGAAGGAAAACGGTAGTAAGACTTGCTGGTCTGGTCGCTGTGTTTGGGTGTCTCAGCGGAGCAGGGGTCGGGCAAAAAGACAAGCCGAATCCTGATGCGATCCGCGATGTGGTGGCGCAGAGTTCCAAGAGCCGGGGTTTTTGCAGACCTGGCGGCGAAATCGCAGACGTAGTAAACCTAAGGTTAGGAAAAGAACTCGAGACAAGGTCTCAGCTTTATGAAAACTTCCTGAAGAAGGAATTCAACAGAGTCTTTGGAGACGCGGGACCCGACCCTCAAGCGGCCTATATCTTTCACGTAGTTGAGTGGAAGATGAAGGAAAAGTCAACGGAAAAAACAGCGCAAGCGAAGGTCACAAAGGGGGCAGATCAAGACAAGCAGCCAATTCTTGTCTCGAGCGATTGGATTGTGTACGTCGCTGCGGGCAGTGCTAGGCTCAAGCGGAGCGGGTTTAAGGGCAATGGCGATCCACTGATCTATGGGAAAAAGCGCGCCGTAGTGGTGGGTATTGATTTCATTGATGAAGCTATCGAAATAGATCTAGATCCCCCTACGTACACAATGAAAGACGAAGAAGCGGTTAAGCTCGAAGAAAGAATCAGGAGTATCTACACCACGATTTCGACTCAGGGGGTTCCGGAGAATCAGCAGGATCTTGGCCAGCTTATTTCGGCGCTTGTTGGTGTTGGAAAGCAAAGCCCAGTTGGTGGTGCGCCACCGCTCCCCGCTCTCCCCGAGGCCAACAAACCACTCAAACTGAGCTGTTATTTAGTTGCTGCGACTGCTCATATACAAGAGGGAACCAAGAAGCTGCCCTTCGATCTGAAAGTGACCGCAGCTACGGTTCGCCCCGCCCCCGACTCGAAAGCGGCACCGAGCCTCTCTCCAACTCCTACACCGACTCCATGCCCCGCCGCGTGTTGCTGCTCAACTCCCACTCCGAAAGCTCCTGAGAAAGAGACTACTGTACCGCAGAACTTGTCCCCAGGAATCGTCGGCTGTTCGGGTGATGGCAACAGTCCGCCCTGTGCAGTAACTCGGACATTTACCAGCGACGACCGGGAATGGTGGGATGTGAGCATTGGAGTGACCACGCCGGGGATCCGCGAGAACCAGTTTTCGATCAACAACAATGCCTTGCTGAAGGGGGCTACACGGCACACCGATCTTTACGGCCTTTTCGATGTCTTTCCCGCGGCGGCGAAGCTGTCCAAGGAGTCCTGGTTCCCCCACTTCAACGTAGGCATCCCGGTAAGCAGCAAGAGCCTGTACCGGCCCTACTTCGGCATGGCGGAAAATCTTACCGGTTGGACGCACCTGCAGAAGAACCTGAATTTGCCTGTGGGACTTAACCTTTTCGGCGGCGTGATTTGGTTGAAGACCCCGGTCGTGACGGGCAACCCCACCACAACGGCCCAACTCACCGCGGCCACATCCACCAAACGCGTCTGGAAGGGCGTCTTCGGAATCGAAGTTCCTGTCGGCTCCATCGCCAGCAAAATCGGAAAGAGTGGCGGCAGCAAGAACAGCAGCGGAAGCGGCAAGGGCGGAGGCGGCTCAGGGCAATAGCTGCTGTTAGACAAGAGCCTTTGAGTAATTCTGGCAGTGCTTTTTCGATGGCGCTCCACTCCGTTGCGCGCCGGCCTGCGGCGCGCGGAAGGGATTCTTTCTCTCTCGACCCGGCACTTATTCCTCAGCTCGCAAGCTCGCCTCGGAACTGTGCCGGGCTACTACCAGCCGTCCCGCAGGGCGGGACTGGGGCGACGGAACCCTTGGGAGTAAGGCAGGCCACAAAGCCAAATGCGGATCAAATCTTGATTGAGCTCACCTGAACCCCGCCATGCTGGCTTACCTCCGGGAATCCACGGAAGGTCCTTTAGCTTATGCCAAAACCACAATATGTTGGGATGATCTAAGGTCGTCGTCCCAAGATGTTGGATTGGGGTCGTTCAAGGCGAACAGTTGGCGTATTTTGGTTGCTTTTGTACCTACTGTTATGCTATAGTAAGCCATTTATTGACAATAGCTTATGGATATCTAGGAGCGTAAGGCGGGCCAGCCGGGGGCTGCTGTGCTTCACGGCTTTCGATTGGGATACATTGCGTAAGTCCTTTAGATCTTGGGATGGAGGCCAGGGGGTAGGTAGGGCTCCCTCGACTCCCCTTCGGCAAGCCTCAGGGTCGCTCAGGATTTCGCCTGCGGGCTCAGACGCCCGCAAGACGGCTCAACTTTAGATATTGGGATGGACAGGGAGGGGTAGGGGATCGCCGGGATCGCGCGAAATCGCAGCGACATCGCCGACATCGGGAAGTCCCGATTTTGAATTGGCGGAGAGAGCGACCGCAAGAGTCATCGGCCTGTTACGTTCTTACAGCGTCACTCGGGTTAAGGTTCGGACGCGGCCCATATGTGAGGGTGGCGGAGGAGTATAGGGTAGAGTTTCGAGGCAGGAAGCGCATATTCAGCATGTTAGAATCCAGTTAATCTAGTGCACGTAAATTTTGGCCGAGACACATCGCTTTGACTGAACTGGCACCTTCCATATTGTCCGCGGATTTTGCCCGCCTGGCCGACCACGTTCAAGCCGTGGCCGCCGGCGGAGCCACGCTGTTGCACGTGGACGTGATGGACGGGCATTTTGTGCCCAACCTGACGATTGGCCCTCCGGTGGTGGCCAGCCTGCGGAAGGTGACCAACCTTGCCCTGGACGTGCACCTGATGATTGAGAACGCGGACCAGTTCATACCCGCATTTGTGGACGCCGGGGCGGACTGGATTTCCGTCCACCAGGAAGCTTGTGTTCATCTGCACCGCACGCTGGAGATGATTCGCGGACGCAACCTGAACGCCGGCGTGGTGATCAATCCGTCAACGCCGGTGCACACCCTGGAAGATGTGCTGGACATGGTGGACCACGTGCTCATCATGTCGGTGAATCCGGGATTCGGCGGACAGAAATTTATTCCTATGACGCTAGACAAAGTCCGCAAGCTGGTGGCGATACGGGCGGAGCGCCGCCTGAATTTCCGCATTGAGATTGACGGCGGCATCAACACCGACAATATCGCGGACGCGGTGCGCGCCGGAGTGGAAGTCCTGGTGGCCGGCAACGGCGTCTTCGCCAACGGCGACCCGGCGGCCAACGTGCGTCGCCTGCTCAAGCTGGCAACGGAAGCCACGCTGCAAAGAGTCTGAAAAACTGAGGTTGTAAAAAATGCTACGAAAAATCCTTATTTCCGCCGCATTGGCCTGCGCACTTCTGGCAGCCAGCGGCTGCGGCCATCATAAAGTGCAGAACCCCCTGGCCAACGTTGATTCCAAGCAGCCGGACAAAGGCCTTTTTGACCGCGCCATGGAATCCATGAGAAAGGGCCATTTCCAGGAAGCGCGCACGCTGCTGGAAACGCTGATCAATACCTATCCGGATTCAGAGTACATTGCCCGCGCCAAGCTGGCGATCGGCGACGCCTGGTACACGGAAGGCGGCACGGCGGCATCGCAGCAGGCGGAAATGGAATACAAAGACTTCCAGACGTTCTTCCCCAACCTGCCGGAAGCGTCAGAAGCGCAGTTGAAGGTGGCCAACATCCATTACCGGCAGATGGAAAAGCCGGACCGCGATTTTGCCCAGGCGGCGCGCGCGGCGGAAGAATACAAGCTGCTGATCTCGCAATATCCGGAGAGCCCGCTGGTGCCGCAAGCCAAACAACGTTTGCGGGAAGTACAGGAAGTGCTGGCAGAACGTCAGTTCCGCATCGCCCACTTCTATTTCCTGCGGGTCAACCTGGCGGCGTCGCAGGCCCGTCTGCAGTCGCTGATTGATTCTTACCCGCTGTACAGCGGCGTGGATGAAGCGCTTTACGAACTGGGGTTGGCCTATGAAAGAGAAGCCGCAACCATGCGGAAGCAGGACAAACTGGACGCGGCCAAACGCGAGAAGATGACAGCGGGGTTCGAACAGCACGCGATTGACGCTTATTCCAAGATCATCACGCGCTATCCCGCCATGTCGCGCGCGGAGGATGCACGCAAGCGACTGGCCGCGATGAAGGCGCCCATCCCCCAAGCCGCGCCGGAAGCCATTGCCGCCAAC
The Terriglobia bacterium genome window above contains:
- the rpe gene encoding ribulose-phosphate 3-epimerase — its product is MTELAPSILSADFARLADHVQAVAAGGATLLHVDVMDGHFVPNLTIGPPVVASLRKVTNLALDVHLMIENADQFIPAFVDAGADWISVHQEACVHLHRTLEMIRGRNLNAGVVINPSTPVHTLEDVLDMVDHVLIMSVNPGFGGQKFIPMTLDKVRKLVAIRAERRLNFRIEIDGGINTDNIADAVRAGVEVLVAGNGVFANGDPAANVRRLLKLATEATLQRV
- the bamD gene encoding outer membrane protein assembly factor BamD translates to MLRKILISAALACALLAASGCGHHKVQNPLANVDSKQPDKGLFDRAMESMRKGHFQEARTLLETLINTYPDSEYIARAKLAIGDAWYTEGGTAASQQAEMEYKDFQTFFPNLPEASEAQLKVANIHYRQMEKPDRDFAQAARAAEEYKLLISQYPESPLVPQAKQRLREVQEVLAERQFRIAHFYFLRVNLAASQARLQSLIDSYPLYSGVDEALYELGLAYEREAATMRKQDKLDAAKREKMTAGFEQHAIDAYSKIITRYPAMSRAEDARKRLAAMKAPIPQAAPEAIAANKAEQQSRSDDRFSQRMLGNFKKHPSVARASKVGEPNMSEEKIASAPAMVQAVNNEILGITPQATPQAGQKIGIDAVTGGTGTPGANEPPPGNAPPKAAPAQVNELQKTPPTDAKAQDAAQPGSAQSGDAKSADDKQDSTSKKKKKKGLRKLVPF